One stretch of Pedobacter riviphilus DNA includes these proteins:
- a CDS encoding DUF4442 domain-containing protein, whose protein sequence is MIKLSDISKYDYFSKYPKMGNAFLPPLFFQRIWVQRFENEFRSCTVKLSKSFLNKNYNGSIFGGTIYAATDPFYALLFDQLMQRRGFKVRVWLKSASIQYLKPGRSTLYFTITVTDDMLNEAEHALKTIGKFVKAYPMEITNKDGELCATVMNEVYIRNLHQGETPRVAY, encoded by the coding sequence GTGATAAAACTTTCTGATATTAGTAAGTATGATTATTTCTCAAAATACCCTAAAATGGGTAATGCGTTTTTACCCCCCCTATTTTTTCAACGCATTTGGGTTCAGAGATTTGAAAATGAATTTAGAAGCTGTACGGTTAAGCTGAGCAAGAGTTTTCTGAATAAAAATTATAACGGCTCTATTTTTGGAGGTACTATTTATGCAGCTACCGATCCATTTTATGCCTTATTATTTGATCAGTTAATGCAACGCCGTGGCTTTAAAGTCCGTGTTTGGTTAAAGAGTGCCTCTATACAGTATTTAAAACCCGGTCGTTCTACTTTATACTTTACCATAACAGTAACTGACGATATGCTGAATGAAGCCGAACATGCATTAAAAACCATTGGGAAGTTTGTAAAAGCCTACCCGATGGAAATTACCAATAAGGATGGCGAGCTGTGTGCTACTGTAATGAATGAAGTATATATCCGAAACCTGCATCAAGGCGAAACGCCCAGAGTTGCTTACTAA
- the gyrA gene encoding DNA gyrase subunit A, translating to MAEDLENQQNDKIIPINIEEQMKSAYIDYSMSVIVSRALPDVRDGLKPVHRRVLYGMLDLGVTSNKPHKKSARIVGEVLGKYHPHGDASVYFTMVRMAQDWSLRYPMVDGQGNFGHIDGDSPAAMRYTEARFSKIAEEMLADINKDTVDFQLNFDDTLQEPTVLPAKIPNLLVNGSSGIAVGMATNMAPHNLTEVIDGVVNYIDNRDITIEELMKFVKAPDFPTGGIIYGYTGVKEAFETGRGRIVMRAKAEIENIKDREVIIVTEIPYQVNKAQMIERTAELVGEKKLEGISNIKDESNKDGIRIVYEIKRDANASIVLNNLYKYTALQTSFSVNNIALVKGRPQMLNLKDLIVHFVDHRHDVIVRRTKYELAEAEKRAHILEGYLIALDHLDEVIKLIRASETPDEARLGLMEEFGLSDIQARAILDMTLRRLTGLERDKIKEEYAELMKTIEYLKSILADEGLRMKIIKDELEEVKQKFGDERKTTIVHSAEDMSMEDFIDDEEVVITISHEGYVKRTPATEFRAQGRGGKGSKGSTSKNEDFIEHMLVATNHNYMLFFTEAGRCFWLRVYEIPEGSRTSKGRAIQNIINIPKEEKIKAYIKVKNLKDQEYLENNFIIMCTKKGTIKKTSLEAYSRPRVNGINAININDGDVLLEACLTNGESEIVMALRSGRAIRFNEKTVRPMGRTATGVRGVRLAHDEDEVVGMIAVNNPEVTVLVVSEKGYGKRTDIEDYRVTNRGGKGVKTINVTEKTGQLVSIKDVTDSEDLMIINRSGIVIRIPVSALRVMGRATQGVRLISLKGDDEIASVTKIDHEEDEEETVDLTDVVVTDGEELEADTTPEVDDTEEEADSDNETEEEN from the coding sequence ATGGCAGAAGATTTAGAAAATCAACAGAACGACAAAATCATTCCAATTAACATAGAAGAGCAGATGAAATCGGCCTACATTGATTACTCAATGTCGGTAATTGTATCAAGGGCTTTGCCTGATGTACGCGATGGATTGAAACCGGTACACCGCCGTGTTTTATATGGCATGCTCGATCTTGGTGTAACCAGTAATAAACCACATAAAAAATCTGCCCGTATAGTAGGGGAGGTTTTAGGTAAATATCACCCACATGGTGATGCGTCAGTATATTTCACCATGGTCCGTATGGCTCAAGACTGGAGTTTGCGTTATCCAATGGTAGATGGACAAGGAAACTTTGGTCACATTGATGGTGACTCGCCGGCTGCGATGCGTTATACTGAGGCACGTTTTTCGAAAATTGCTGAAGAAATGCTTGCCGATATCAATAAAGATACAGTAGATTTTCAGTTAAACTTTGATGATACCTTACAAGAACCAACTGTTTTACCTGCAAAAATCCCGAACTTATTGGTTAACGGATCTTCTGGTATTGCTGTAGGTATGGCCACCAACATGGCACCTCACAACTTAACCGAGGTAATTGATGGTGTGGTAAACTATATCGACAATAGAGATATTACAATCGAGGAATTAATGAAGTTTGTAAAAGCTCCAGATTTTCCTACCGGTGGTATTATTTATGGTTATACTGGTGTAAAAGAGGCTTTCGAAACAGGTCGAGGCCGTATCGTAATGCGAGCAAAGGCAGAAATCGAGAACATTAAAGACCGTGAGGTAATTATTGTTACTGAAATTCCTTACCAGGTTAACAAAGCACAGATGATTGAGCGTACTGCTGAATTGGTTGGTGAGAAAAAACTTGAAGGTATTTCTAACATTAAAGACGAATCGAACAAAGATGGTATCCGTATCGTTTACGAAATTAAACGTGATGCAAATGCTTCTATCGTTTTAAACAACCTCTATAAGTATACCGCACTACAAACTTCTTTCAGTGTAAATAACATCGCATTGGTAAAAGGCCGTCCGCAAATGTTAAATCTTAAAGATTTAATTGTACATTTTGTGGATCACCGCCATGATGTGATTGTTCGCCGTACCAAATACGAATTAGCTGAGGCCGAAAAACGTGCACACATTTTAGAGGGTTATTTAATTGCTTTAGATCATTTAGATGAAGTAATTAAATTAATCCGTGCATCTGAAACACCAGATGAAGCCCGTTTAGGCTTAATGGAGGAATTCGGACTGAGCGATATTCAGGCCCGTGCAATTTTGGATATGACGCTTCGTCGTTTAACAGGACTAGAGCGTGATAAGATCAAAGAAGAGTATGCCGAATTAATGAAAACCATCGAATATTTGAAATCTATTCTGGCAGATGAAGGTTTACGGATGAAGATCATCAAAGATGAACTTGAAGAAGTTAAGCAGAAATTTGGTGATGAACGTAAAACAACTATCGTTCACTCGGCCGAAGATATGAGCATGGAAGATTTCATCGATGATGAAGAAGTGGTTATCACCATCTCTCACGAAGGTTATGTAAAACGTACTCCAGCAACCGAATTCAGAGCGCAGGGTAGAGGCGGAAAAGGATCGAAAGGCAGTACTTCAAAAAATGAAGATTTTATAGAGCATATGCTCGTGGCTACAAACCACAATTATATGTTATTCTTTACCGAAGCTGGAAGATGTTTCTGGTTGAGGGTTTACGAAATTCCTGAAGGTTCGCGAACCAGTAAAGGAAGAGCGATCCAGAATATTATCAATATCCCGAAAGAGGAGAAAATTAAAGCCTATATTAAGGTTAAAAACCTTAAAGATCAGGAATACTTAGAGAACAATTTCATTATTATGTGTACTAAAAAAGGTACCATTAAGAAAACTTCTCTTGAGGCATATTCACGTCCACGTGTAAATGGTATCAATGCCATCAACATTAATGACGGCGATGTATTATTGGAAGCTTGTTTAACCAATGGTGAAAGCGAAATTGTTATGGCGTTGCGCTCAGGTAGGGCAATCCGTTTCAATGAAAAAACTGTTCGTCCGATGGGCAGAACAGCTACTGGTGTACGCGGTGTTAGGCTTGCGCATGATGAGGATGAAGTTGTTGGCATGATTGCTGTAAACAATCCTGAAGTTACCGTGTTAGTAGTATCAGAAAAAGGATATGGTAAACGTACAGATATTGAAGATTACCGTGTAACTAACCGTGGAGGTAAAGGAGTAAAAACAATTAATGTTACTGAAAAAACCGGACAATTAGTTTCGATTAAAGACGTTACAGATAGCGAAGATTTGATGATCATTAACCGTTCAGGTATTGTAATCAGAATTCCGGTTTCAGCATTAAGGGTAATGGGCCGTGCCACGCAAGGTGTTCGTTTGATCTCATTAAAAGGTGATGACGAGATTGCATCGGTAACTAAAATTGATCACGAAGAGGACGAGGAAGAAACAGTAGATTTAACTGATGTTGTAGTTACAGACGGTGAAGAATTAGAAGCAGATACTACTCCAGAAGTTGACGATACGGAAGAAGAGGCTGATTCAGATAATGAAACGGAAGAAGAAAATTAA
- a CDS encoding MFS transporter has protein sequence MDLQANANNRNVIFLVIVAALGYFVDIYDLVLFSVVRVKSFTDIGVSAAHMRTEGEYVINMQMLGLLLGGLLWGIIGDKFGRIKVLFGSILMYSLANIANGFATDVHTYAIIRFIAGIGLAGELGAGITLVTETMDKEKRGYGTMVVAGIGLLGAAAAATIGKHFTWQTSYFVGGGMGLLLLLLRVGTFESGMFKHADQSKEVSKGNFFMLFSNRKRFLKYLACICLGLPLWFIVGILVTQSPEIGKALGAKDLLNAGTGIMYTYFGIAIGDVVCGFLAQVLKSRKKTVLIFQSLSVITVLVYLNSTGLTESSFILICLFMGFAVGYWATFVTIAAEQFGTNIRSTVTTTAPNFVRGALIPITFVFEFFVHRYNIVSAGFIVMGIVTVIAMISVASLKESFNKDLNYLEH, from the coding sequence ATGGATCTTCAAGCAAACGCAAACAACCGTAATGTAATTTTCTTAGTTATTGTAGCTGCTTTAGGCTACTTCGTAGATATTTATGACCTTGTTCTATTTTCTGTTGTACGGGTAAAAAGTTTTACCGATATCGGTGTTTCTGCTGCCCATATGCGTACCGAGGGAGAGTATGTAATCAACATGCAGATGTTAGGTTTATTGCTTGGAGGCTTGCTTTGGGGTATTATCGGCGATAAATTCGGTAGAATCAAAGTATTATTTGGATCAATTTTGATGTATTCGTTAGCGAACATAGCCAATGGTTTTGCTACGGATGTACATACTTATGCCATTATCAGGTTTATAGCGGGCATTGGTTTGGCAGGAGAGTTAGGCGCAGGGATTACCCTTGTTACCGAAACCATGGACAAAGAAAAACGTGGCTACGGTACAATGGTGGTAGCTGGTATTGGTTTACTAGGAGCAGCAGCAGCAGCTACAATTGGCAAACATTTTACCTGGCAAACCTCTTATTTTGTAGGGGGTGGCATGGGACTTTTGTTATTGCTTTTACGTGTAGGTACTTTCGAATCAGGTATGTTTAAGCATGCCGATCAAAGTAAGGAGGTTTCAAAAGGTAACTTCTTTATGCTTTTCTCCAATCGGAAAAGATTTTTAAAATATCTGGCTTGTATCTGCTTAGGACTTCCACTTTGGTTTATTGTGGGTATTTTAGTCACTCAATCGCCAGAAATAGGTAAAGCGCTAGGGGCTAAAGATTTATTGAATGCTGGTACAGGGATTATGTACACCTATTTTGGTATAGCCATTGGCGATGTGGTATGTGGCTTTTTGGCCCAGGTGTTAAAGTCACGAAAAAAAACAGTGCTTATTTTTCAAAGTTTATCGGTGATTACTGTACTTGTTTATTTGAACAGTACGGGTTTAACTGAAAGTAGTTTTATCCTGATCTGCCTGTTTATGGGCTTTGCAGTTGGCTATTGGGCAACATTCGTTACTATTGCCGCTGAACAGTTTGGCACTAACATCCGTTCAACTGTTACCACTACAGCGCCAAACTTTGTACGCGGAGCGTTAATTCCGATCACATTTGTTTTCGAATTTTTTGTACACCGTTACAATATTGTTTCGGCTGGTTTTATAGTAATGGGAATTGTAACCGTAATTGCCATGATCTCTGTAGCTTCTTTAAAAGAAAGCTTTAATAAAGACCTCAACTATTTAGAACATTAA
- the hemF gene encoding oxygen-dependent coproporphyrinogen oxidase has translation MEIEKIIMFKEEVAARYKQIQDEICRGLEIADGEGKFEEELWERDGGGGGRTRIMQNGAVIEKGGVNFSAVHGKLPEAVKKAFNVTEDDFFATGVSIVIHPNHPLVPIIHMNIRYFELNEETRWFGGGIDLTPHYVFENDARFFHHKLKQACDDFSAEFYPKFKTHADDYFFIKHREETRGIGGIFYDRLKPENTNLSWEQILDFSINIGETFLPIYTELIDRNRDKEFTEAHKQWQYQRRSRYVEFNLVYDSGTKFGLETNGRIESILMSLPPQANWGYNVQPELDSDEYKTVQLLKKGINWV, from the coding sequence ATGGAAATAGAAAAAATCATCATGTTTAAAGAAGAAGTAGCAGCACGGTATAAGCAAATACAGGATGAAATTTGCAGGGGATTGGAAATTGCCGATGGCGAAGGGAAATTTGAAGAAGAGCTCTGGGAGAGAGACGGTGGGGGAGGCGGACGTACCCGGATTATGCAAAATGGTGCCGTTATCGAAAAGGGTGGCGTAAATTTCTCTGCCGTACATGGTAAACTGCCTGAAGCGGTAAAAAAAGCCTTTAATGTAACAGAAGATGATTTTTTTGCTACTGGAGTTTCAATTGTGATTCATCCAAATCATCCGCTGGTTCCGATTATCCATATGAATATCCGCTACTTTGAATTGAACGAAGAAACACGGTGGTTTGGCGGAGGTATCGATTTAACACCACATTACGTGTTCGAAAACGATGCCCGTTTCTTTCATCATAAACTAAAACAGGCTTGCGACGATTTCAGTGCTGAGTTTTATCCAAAATTCAAAACACACGCCGATGATTATTTCTTTATTAAACACCGTGAAGAAACCCGTGGTATTGGCGGTATTTTTTACGATCGATTAAAACCTGAAAACACCAATCTGTCTTGGGAGCAGATTCTGGATTTCTCCATTAATATTGGCGAAACATTTTTGCCGATTTATACCGAATTAATTGATCGTAACCGGGATAAAGAATTTACCGAAGCCCATAAACAATGGCAATATCAGCGCCGTAGCCGTTATGTAGAGTTTAATTTAGTTTACGATTCCGGAACTAAATTTGGCCTGGAAACCAACGGCCGGATCGAATCTATCTTAATGAGTTTACCACCACAGGCTAACTGGGGCTACAATGTTCAGCCGGAACTAGATTCTGATGAGTATAAAACTGTACAGCTGCTTAAAAAAGGGATTAACTGGGTTTAA
- a CDS encoding tetratricopeptide repeat protein, whose product MKRVFLSIVLAGVVSAAFAQKSEVTAAKNDWGLFQLTSSSASTPLAKKLESLAKGLAHTDKAIADEKSKVMPEAWSYRALFASSAAILDSTSTANADANLKIAQEAIAEAKKLDTKGAEKDNINSAEINISNAIRNGGVIAYNKKDYKTAYAKFVAATVINPNDTAMYLNAGIAARLNEDYPNMITQFKKVISLNSPQSKDLYSEIISTTLAKQKDTTAALALIKEATAKFPENTDWIKTETQIYIDRGDAAKSEQMLVALATKEPNNANYQVLLGNIYFSQALKLQADRNKIDPKKVKEFNEVTGKMNALLDKSLPFYKKALEVDAKNQGALETLKTIYAFRNDTKNYEDIKKRLDALPKQ is encoded by the coding sequence ATGAAAAGAGTATTTCTAAGTATAGTTCTAGCGGGTGTAGTAAGCGCTGCATTTGCTCAGAAAAGTGAAGTAACCGCGGCAAAAAACGATTGGGGTTTGTTCCAGTTAACTTCTTCAAGTGCATCAACGCCATTAGCGAAGAAACTTGAGTCGTTAGCGAAAGGGTTGGCTCACACAGATAAAGCTATTGCTGATGAAAAATCTAAAGTAATGCCTGAAGCATGGTCTTATCGTGCTTTATTTGCTTCTTCTGCAGCAATTTTAGATTCAACAAGTACTGCAAACGCTGATGCAAACCTGAAAATTGCACAAGAAGCTATTGCTGAAGCAAAAAAACTGGATACTAAAGGTGCGGAGAAAGACAACATTAATTCAGCTGAAATCAATATTAGCAATGCAATTAGAAATGGTGGTGTAATTGCTTACAATAAAAAAGATTACAAAACTGCTTACGCAAAATTTGTAGCAGCAACAGTGATTAATCCAAACGATACAGCAATGTATTTAAATGCGGGTATTGCGGCCAGGCTTAATGAGGATTATCCAAATATGATTACCCAGTTCAAAAAAGTAATCTCTTTAAATTCTCCACAGTCTAAAGATTTATATTCTGAGATTATCTCAACCACATTGGCTAAACAAAAAGATACAACTGCTGCGTTGGCCCTTATTAAGGAAGCAACTGCAAAATTCCCTGAAAATACCGACTGGATTAAAACTGAGACTCAGATTTATATTGATAGGGGTGATGCAGCAAAATCTGAGCAAATGTTAGTGGCTTTAGCAACAAAAGAACCTAACAATGCTAACTATCAGGTTTTATTAGGTAATATCTATTTCAGTCAGGCTTTAAAATTACAGGCCGACAGAAATAAAATTGATCCTAAGAAAGTAAAAGAATTTAACGAAGTAACAGGTAAAATGAATGCTTTGTTAGATAAATCGCTCCCTTTTTACAAAAAAGCTTTAGAAGTTGACGCTAAAAACCAAGGTGCATTAGAAACCTTGAAAACGATCTATGCTTTTAGAAATGATACTAAAAATTACGAAGACATCAAGAAACGTTTAGACGCATTGCCTAAACAATAA
- a CDS encoding phosphoribosylpyrophosphate synthetase produces the protein MHVYDTITDALTDLDRRGYNLDFNLTADALECKSFNLLLKPEEFEIEEVYRFEGMTDPADSSVVYAISSNAGSLKGVLVDGYGVYAENISSELLNKLKIHHE, from the coding sequence ATGCATGTTTATGATACCATTACCGACGCTTTAACAGATTTAGATCGTCGCGGTTATAATTTAGATTTCAATTTAACGGCAGATGCTTTAGAATGTAAATCATTTAATTTATTACTGAAGCCTGAAGAATTTGAAATCGAAGAGGTATACCGCTTCGAAGGAATGACCGATCCGGCTGATAGCTCGGTTGTTTACGCCATTTCATCAAATGCAGGAAGTTTAAAAGGAGTATTGGTAGATGGTTATGGTGTATATGCTGAAAATATATCGTCAGAATTGCTGAATAAATTGAAGATCCATCATGAATAA
- a CDS encoding AlbA family DNA-binding domain-containing protein, translating into MPSIKSLILQGEGVMLDFKKTITSTEKIAKSLVAFANNKGGKLLIGVADDGSIKGVKSEEEEKYMILTSAHQFCKPAIEPYFEEIYVDDKLVLVVNIPESDTKPHYALDDQKKWWAYIRINDKSVLASRIILEVLKQEYKNNGVLISYSENEKKLLEYLEQNEKITLKEFSKLLRSSYRKAQKVLVNLILTNVIKSHTTEKEEYFTAVR; encoded by the coding sequence ATGCCGAGTATTAAGAGTTTAATTTTGCAGGGTGAGGGCGTTATGCTCGATTTTAAGAAAACCATTACCAGTACCGAGAAAATTGCCAAGAGTTTAGTTGCTTTTGCCAATAACAAAGGTGGCAAATTGTTAATCGGTGTGGCAGATGATGGATCTATTAAAGGGGTAAAATCAGAGGAAGAAGAAAAATATATGATCTTAACTTCTGCACATCAGTTTTGCAAACCCGCAATTGAGCCTTACTTTGAAGAAATTTATGTAGATGATAAATTGGTTTTAGTCGTAAATATCCCTGAAAGTGATACTAAGCCACATTATGCACTCGATGATCAAAAAAAATGGTGGGCCTATATCCGCATAAATGATAAAAGCGTTCTAGCTAGTCGGATTATTTTGGAAGTGTTGAAACAGGAATATAAAAATAATGGGGTTCTTATTTCCTATTCTGAAAATGAAAAAAAACTGCTGGAATACCTCGAGCAAAACGAAAAGATTACCTTAAAAGAATTTAGTAAACTGTTGCGCAGTTCGTATCGCAAGGCCCAGAAAGTATTGGTTAATTTAATTCTGACTAATGTAATCAAATCACATACCACAGAAAAGGAAGAGTATTTTACAGCGGTGAGGTAG
- a CDS encoding endonuclease V: MYDHYNFDDATAYQIELAKRLKFEPLKKISIIAGADISFNKNSTTMYAGIVILTYPGMVLKSFALATYETSFPYKAGFLGFKEVPALLKVWELIADKPDVVYSATEIKNNAGEMLGFALRTKINCAPVYISAGHLITQEESLEVIKKSIANYRIPEPTRMAHNLVNDFRTGKLKAGFHEVLAPLTLF, from the coding sequence ATGTACGACCATTACAACTTCGATGATGCTACTGCTTATCAAATTGAATTAGCCAAACGATTAAAGTTTGAGCCACTTAAAAAAATTAGTATCATAGCCGGTGCAGATATTTCATTTAATAAAAACAGTACAACCATGTATGCTGGAATTGTGATCTTAACTTATCCTGGCATGGTCTTAAAATCATTCGCGTTAGCAACTTACGAAACCAGTTTTCCGTATAAAGCAGGATTTTTAGGTTTTAAAGAGGTTCCGGCATTATTAAAAGTTTGGGAATTGATTGCGGATAAACCAGATGTTGTATATAGCGCTACAGAAATTAAAAATAATGCAGGCGAAATGCTTGGCTTTGCACTGAGAACAAAAATCAATTGCGCACCTGTTTATATTTCTGCCGGACATTTAATTACGCAGGAAGAAAGTCTTGAGGTGATAAAAAAAAGTATCGCAAACTATAGAATTCCTGAACCAACCCGCATGGCCCATAATCTTGTAAATGATTTTAGAACCGGAAAATTGAAAGCTGGTTTTCATGAGGTATTGGCACCGTTGACTTTGTTTTAA
- a CDS encoding tetratricopeptide repeat protein yields MQNCFKVSLIALIFVSFNAVAQKTQILIARNAVGKLQASIANKEDEKKQLAIISEGLKSIESAEKDNKTKNWAETWSIKSYLMSFAALIDTDPNNANKFYDNAIEAVAKAKSLDRYNDNGGLIKASAHNILIKKQEKGNEAYFNNEFKEAFADLKEVSDNFPADTTLALNTAICALNIQSYDESLTYFKRAKENGIKNPSVFQKMAQMYVVKSENETAIKTLEDGLALNPFNRFLTNDYINLLLDTENYSKAQGLIENNLKVEKGSKLLYFLYGYLQQIGGNNATAILAYDKALATDQNYFDALYQLSLAYINTANETLSKNEADKTAKYNGLINHAQFALQRANEINPNDKKTVQLLIDIYTKKKATDKVQELNRKLQEL; encoded by the coding sequence ATGCAGAATTGCTTTAAAGTATCATTAATTGCCTTAATTTTCGTCTCTTTTAATGCTGTGGCCCAAAAAACTCAAATCCTTATTGCCAGAAATGCCGTGGGTAAACTACAGGCATCTATCGCCAATAAAGAAGATGAGAAAAAGCAACTTGCTATTATAAGTGAAGGTTTAAAGTCGATTGAGTCTGCAGAAAAAGATAATAAAACAAAAAACTGGGCCGAAACCTGGTCAATAAAATCTTACCTAATGTCGTTTGCCGCATTAATAGATACCGATCCTAATAATGCCAACAAGTTTTATGATAATGCCATTGAGGCTGTTGCTAAAGCAAAATCGCTTGATCGCTACAATGACAATGGAGGACTTATTAAGGCATCAGCGCACAACATTCTGATTAAAAAGCAAGAGAAAGGCAATGAAGCCTATTTTAACAATGAATTTAAAGAAGCGTTTGCAGACTTAAAAGAAGTATCAGATAATTTTCCAGCCGACACCACTTTAGCATTAAATACCGCAATATGCGCGTTAAACATTCAGTCATATGATGAATCTTTAACTTATTTTAAGCGTGCTAAAGAAAATGGCATTAAAAACCCGTCTGTTTTCCAGAAAATGGCTCAGATGTATGTAGTAAAATCAGAAAATGAAACTGCAATTAAAACCTTAGAAGACGGGCTTGCGCTTAATCCATTCAACCGTTTTTTAACCAACGATTATATCAATCTTTTACTCGATACCGAGAATTACAGTAAAGCGCAGGGACTGATCGAAAATAACTTAAAAGTAGAAAAAGGAAGTAAACTACTATATTTTCTTTACGGTTATCTGCAACAAATTGGTGGAAATAATGCTACCGCTATTTTAGCTTATGATAAAGCTTTAGCCACAGATCAAAATTATTTCGATGCATTGTATCAATTAAGTTTGGCTTATATAAACACAGCCAACGAAACCTTAAGTAAAAATGAAGCAGATAAAACTGCTAAGTATAATGGATTGATTAATCACGCACAGTTTGCTTTGCAGCGTGCCAATGAAATTAATCCGAACGACAAAAAAACAGTTCAGTTACTGATTGATATCTACACCAAAAAGAAAGCTACCGACAAAGTTCAAGAACTTAACCGAAAGCTTCAGGAACTCTAG
- a CDS encoding coproporphyrinogen III oxidase → MKKIILSLAFAGSLMIATSACNSSKNMAGSSDSTATDSTKMMDTTKKMPDTTAKKVPDTTKMPPDTTKKNPPM, encoded by the coding sequence ATGAAAAAAATAATCTTAAGTCTTGCTTTTGCGGGTTCTCTTATGATAGCCACTTCAGCATGCAATTCGTCTAAAAATATGGCTGGTTCTTCAGACAGTACTGCGACGGATTCGACAAAAATGATGGACACCACTAAAAAGATGCCAGACACCACCGCTAAAAAAGTGCCTGACACTACTAAAATGCCACCTGATACAACGAAAAAAAATCCTCCAATGTAG
- a CDS encoding MATE family efflux transporter: MFSKIYTKYKPYYKENLHLALPIVGSQVGHTLVHMADSIIVGHFTDTVQLAAVSLVNSIFMLILVIGLGISYGLTPLIAQENGRQNYGECGKLLSNSLIINICVGIFLYILVQLGIFFVIDHLEQTPEVVRYAKPYLNLLSVSIIPLLVFQTFKQFAEGLGFTKQAMFVSIWGNAINIILGIIFVKGMFGIKSMGVSGVGLSTLIDRILMATVMCFYVLRAQHFKKYLISFKATFFDKIRAIKIAKIGMPVAMQYSFEISAFSGAAVLIGTIGAVEQAAHQIAISLAAMTYMIASGVASAATIKTGNNFGKKNFEDLRNSAIASYHVILLFMSITAVIFVLANNIMPFIYTEDAAVIPIAAQLLIIAGFFQLFDGTQVVGLGVLRGIGDVNVPTFITFLAYWVVGIPIGYVLGFHFNLGVNGIWYGLTLGLLTASILLFLRFQNKTKKLNRNSAIV, translated from the coding sequence ATGTTTTCTAAAATTTACACCAAATATAAACCCTATTATAAAGAAAATCTTCATTTGGCGCTGCCAATTGTAGGCTCTCAAGTGGGGCATACTTTGGTACACATGGCCGATAGTATTATTGTAGGTCATTTTACTGATACCGTTCAATTAGCTGCTGTTTCCCTTGTGAATAGTATATTTATGCTTATCCTCGTAATTGGATTAGGCATTTCTTATGGTTTAACACCACTTATTGCGCAGGAAAACGGTCGTCAGAATTATGGCGAATGCGGAAAGCTTCTTTCAAACAGTCTCATTATCAATATTTGTGTAGGTATATTTTTATATATACTTGTTCAATTGGGGATATTTTTTGTGATCGATCACCTGGAGCAAACACCTGAGGTAGTACGTTATGCAAAACCCTATCTGAATCTTTTATCTGTTTCGATCATCCCTTTATTAGTTTTTCAGACTTTTAAACAGTTTGCAGAAGGCTTAGGTTTTACCAAACAAGCCATGTTTGTTTCAATCTGGGGAAATGCCATTAACATTATCTTAGGAATCATTTTCGTGAAAGGGATGTTCGGTATTAAATCGATGGGTGTAAGTGGTGTTGGTTTAAGTACATTAATCGACAGGATTTTGATGGCCACAGTAATGTGTTTTTATGTATTGCGCGCTCAACACTTTAAAAAATATCTGATCAGCTTTAAAGCTACATTCTTTGATAAAATAAGGGCAATTAAGATTGCTAAAATTGGGATGCCTGTGGCGATGCAATATTCTTTTGAAATAAGTGCCTTTAGCGGTGCTGCTGTACTTATAGGTACCATTGGTGCGGTAGAACAGGCTGCGCATCAAATCGCGATTAGCTTAGCTGCCATGACCTATATGATTGCTAGTGGGGTAGCATCGGCTGCTACTATTAAGACAGGAAATAACTTTGGCAAGAAAAATTTCGAAGATTTACGTAATTCTGCCATAGCCAGCTATCATGTTATTTTGTTGTTTATGTCTATTACAGCAGTGATTTTTGTTTTGGCCAACAACATCATGCCCTTTATTTATACGGAAGATGCTGCCGTTATTCCTATTGCTGCCCAGTTATTGATTATTGCTGGCTTTTTTCAGCTGTTTGATGGTACACAGGTGGTTGGCTTAGGTGTTTTGCGTGGTATTGGTGATGTTAATGTTCCGACCTTTATTACCTTTTTAGCTTATTGGGTGGTTGGTATTCCCATAGGTTATGTACTGGGCTTTCATTTTAATTTAGGTGTTAATGGTATTTGGTACGGACTAACACTGGGTTTGTTAACGGCTTCTATCCTGTTGTTTTTAAGGTTCCAGAATAAAACAAAGAAGTTAAACCGTAACTCTGCTATTGTTTAA